In the Candidatus Micrarchaeia archaeon genome, one interval contains:
- the idi gene encoding isopentenyl-diphosphate Delta-isomerase, protein MKKVILVDKNNNEIGEEEKQKAHLEGKLHRAFSILVFNSKKELLIHKRESSKYHSGGLWTNTVCSHPKPKEKIEDAVHRRLKEEMGFDTELKEIGQFIYKTKIKDLTEHELDYVFLGFSDKKPNPDPKEIEDYMYLSLEDLKKDMKINPNKYTFWFKIIIKDYEKEINTFINS, encoded by the coding sequence ATGAAAAAGGTAATATTAGTAGATAAAAATAATAATGAAATAGGAGAAGAAGAAAAGCAAAAAGCACATTTAGAAGGAAAACTTCATAGAGCTTTTTCTATTTTGGTTTTTAACAGTAAAAAAGAACTATTAATCCACAAAAGAGAAAGCAGCAAATATCATTCAGGAGGATTATGGACAAATACAGTATGCAGTCATCCAAAACCAAAAGAGAAAATAGAAGATGCAGTTCATAGAAGATTAAAAGAAGAAATGGGATTTGATACAGAACTTAAAGAGATAGGACAATTTATTTATAAAACAAAAATAAAAGACTTAACAGAACACGAATTAGATTATGTATTTTTAGGTTTTTCGGATAAAAAACCAAATCCAGATCCAAAAGAAATTGAAGATTATATGTATTTATCACTAGAAGATTTAAAAAAAGATATGAAAATTAATCCAAATAAATACACTTTTTGGTTTAAAATAATTATAAAAGATTATGAAAAAGAAATAAATACCTTTATAAACTCATAA
- a CDS encoding L-threonylcarbamoyladenylate synthase, with protein sequence MQIKNNDDYKTALELASNIILNGGIILYPTDTVYGLGCNGLNLKAVEKINKIKQITEFKPISALFGHIEIAKQYCNINEEQEKILKKYLPGPYTFILPLKKAIPLSNNNTLGIRIPNNKFCIDLGKLLKIPIASTSANLTGEKPPINISEVTIKKKVDLIIDQGECNEKESSTIVDLINNKIIRQGKAEFKF encoded by the coding sequence ATGCAAATAAAAAATAATGATGACTATAAAACAGCATTAGAATTAGCATCAAATATAATACTCAATGGAGGTATTATTTTATATCCAACAGATACAGTTTATGGATTAGGATGTAATGGATTAAATTTAAAAGCTGTTGAAAAAATTAATAAAATAAAACAAATAACTGAATTTAAACCTATATCTGCTTTATTTGGGCATATAGAAATAGCAAAACAATACTGTAATATAAACGAAGAACAGGAAAAAATTTTAAAAAAATATCTACCCGGGCCATATACTTTTATTTTACCTTTAAAAAAAGCAATTCCCCTATCTAATAATAACACTTTGGGAATACGAATACCAAATAATAAATTTTGTATAGATTTAGGAAAATTATTAAAAATTCCTATAGCTTCAACAAGTGCGAATTTAACAGGTGAAAAACCACCAATAAACATATCAGAGGTTACTATAAAAAAGAAAGTGGATCTAATAATTGACCAAGGAGAATGTAATGAAAAAGAATCTTCAACTATAGTAGATCTAATAAATAACAAAATAATAAGACAGGGAAAAGCAGAGTTTAAATTTTAA